One Benincasa hispida cultivar B227 chromosome 5, ASM972705v1, whole genome shotgun sequence genomic window carries:
- the LOC120077271 gene encoding secreted RxLR effector protein 161-like, which yields MTGCKPVDTPIEANAKLSNMSKGVLVSKERYQRLVGKLIYLSHTRPDISYAVSMVSQFMQSPYEKHMRAVERILRYLKTSPGKGLMFRKTEKRCIEAYTDADWAGSVVDRKSTSRYCTFVWGNLVTWRSKK from the coding sequence ATGACGGGTTGCAAACCAGTTGATACCCCTATAGAAGCAAATGCAAAGTTAAGTAATATGAGTAAAGGTGTTCTAGTgagcaaagaaagatatcaGCGGCTTGTTggaaaattaatatatctctcTCATACTAGACCCGACATCTCTTATGCAGTGAGTATggtaagtcagttcatgcagtCTCCATACGAAAAACACATGAGGGCAGTAGAGCGCATTTTGAGATATCTGAAAACCTCTCCAGGGAAAGGCTTGATGTTCAGGAAAACTGAAAAGCGATGCATCGAAGCTTACACCGATGCTGATTGGGCAGGATCTGTAGTAGACAGAAAATCAACATCACGGTATTGTACCTTTGTGTGGGGCAACCTTGTTACATGGAGAAGTAAAAAGTAA